In Vibrio echinoideorum, the sequence GTGGCTGACCGAGTATTTTTTCCAGTTCTTTTATTGAGGTGGAAAGTGCCGCTTGCGATCGATTTGCTCGGTGAGATGCCGCTCTAAATCCACCTTCTTCGACCACTAAAACGAAATGTTTTAACTGTTGTAGCTTAATACTCATGGCGCTGATCCTTCTCTAGCCCTTGCTATACCTTACTTTTTGAAAGGTGATAGATTTTATTTATCAAATGCACAAAATTTACCGTTAGATTTATCAGTCGTCAAGGTGCAGTATTTAACCATCTTGAAACATAGTTGTTACAAAGTTGGATGGAATCGTGAACGCACAAACTAAAAAACACCCAGTAAAAACCGAGCTTTTTGCTTCAAAAGCACCACTAGAGTGGGCAATCGTTAATAACGGCACTCTATACACAGCGCAGATTCCAATTGATGAAACTGGCGCAGTAGTAGAAGGCGGTATTGAAGCGCAAACGCGTCAGACTTTTAACAACCTTGTTCATACGTTGGAGTGTGCAGGCGAATCTATGGATTCAGTGCTGCAAGTTCTGATTTACGTGACAGACCGTGAATACTTAAAAACGGTAAACAGCGTATACGGAGAATACTTCAATGCACCTTATCCAAACCGTGCTGCGGTCGTCGTTGCAGGGTTAGCAAGAGAAGAGATGCTGGTCGAGTTCGTGGTTTATGCATCGGCGTCTCAACCTGAATAATCAGACTGTGAACTAAAGCTATTTGCGGATCAAAACTCTTTTGAATTGAAGTGGTTTATTGATACAAGCGACTTGGTTCACTTTAGAAACAAAATATACATCTTATTTTAGCAATTAATTACCTGAATATTAACAGTTTATTAATTAACCAGATGGTTGCCAGACTCAACCGCAACCTAACCGTTACAAGGACAGAATGATGACTCAATTACAGAATGTTCAAGCAGAAAACGCACTTTACATTGGCGGCGAATGGCAAGCGGGTGTTAGCACCGTTGCGAACATTAACCCATCAGATATTTCTGAAAACATCGGTAACTTTGCACAAGCAAGCACTGACCAAGTTCAACAAGCGATTTCAGCGGCGAAGCACGCTCAGCCAGAGTGGGAAAAAACACCGATTGAACGTAAGCAAGCAGTGCTTCAAGCGATTGGTGATGAACTGATTGCACGTTGTGACGAGCTAGGTACATTACTTTCTCGTGAAGAAGGTAAGCCTTTTGCTGAAGGTCGTGGTGAAATTTACCGTGCAGGTCAGTTCTTCCAATACTTCGCAGCTGAAGTGCTTCGTCAAATTGGCGACAACGCAGAATCAGTACGCCCAGGCGTTTCTGTAGAAGTGACTCGTGAGGCAGTTGGTGTTATCGGCATCATCTCTCCTTGGAACTTCCCAACAGCAACAGCTGCTTGGAAAATTGCTCCAGCATTGGCTTTCGGTAACAGCGTTATCTGGAAACCTGCAAACCTAACACCAGCAAGTGCGGTTGCGCTAACTGAGATTATCCACCGCCAAGGCATGCCTGCAGGCACGTTCAACCTTGTACTGGGTAGCGGTTCGAAAGTAGGTGATGCACTGATCAATTCTAAAGACGTGAATGGTGTGAGCTTTACTGGTTCTGTTGATACGGGTCGTAAAGTCGCAGCTGCAACAGCGCCAAACTTCGTTCGTTGCCAACTAGAAATGGGCAGTAAGAACGCATTAGTGATTGCTGACGATGCAGATATCCAAACTGCAGTAGATGCAACTATCGCGGGTTCATTCTCGGGTGCCGGTCAAAAATGTACCGCATCTTCTCGTCTAGTGGTAATGGATGGCATTCACGACCAATACGTCGAAGCACTTATCAAACGCATGA encodes:
- a CDS encoding RidA family protein — protein: MNAQTKKHPVKTELFASKAPLEWAIVNNGTLYTAQIPIDETGAVVEGGIEAQTRQTFNNLVHTLECAGESMDSVLQVLIYVTDREYLKTVNSVYGEYFNAPYPNRAAVVVAGLAREEMLVEFVVYASASQPE
- a CDS encoding aldehyde dehydrogenase family protein, coding for MTQLQNVQAENALYIGGEWQAGVSTVANINPSDISENIGNFAQASTDQVQQAISAAKHAQPEWEKTPIERKQAVLQAIGDELIARCDELGTLLSREEGKPFAEGRGEIYRAGQFFQYFAAEVLRQIGDNAESVRPGVSVEVTREAVGVIGIISPWNFPTATAAWKIAPALAFGNSVIWKPANLTPASAVALTEIIHRQGMPAGTFNLVLGSGSKVGDALINSKDVNGVSFTGSVDTGRKVAAATAPNFVRCQLEMGSKNALVIADDADIQTAVDATIAGSFSGAGQKCTASSRLVVMDGIHDQYVEALIKRMSELKVGHALEEGVFMGPVVDGNQLEANLGWVEKARQSGGELAFGGERLSMKHEGFYMSPTLFLNTKNDWEVNQEEVFAPMASVIRVADLEEAIATTNDTRFGLTGGIITQSLRSSAMFKQQAQTGCVMVNLPTAGTDYHVPFGGRKESSFGPREQGQYAKEFYTVVKTAYQRPY